The following are encoded together in the Pectobacterium wasabiae CFBP 3304 genome:
- a CDS encoding DUF5375 family protein: protein MNINNQSCIPLEVRTAVYRRAVAQAYLDNCRETGIALNCNLTELEIAIALELEGAHVREHGTATGMEIACAMLGDMVLPTLLTDKPRLTVLGHIIMGELCQCATAATPTTTLH from the coding sequence ATGAACATCAATAATCAGTCCTGCATTCCTCTGGAAGTGCGTACTGCCGTGTATCGCCGCGCCGTGGCACAGGCCTATCTGGATAACTGCCGGGAAACCGGCATTGCCCTGAACTGCAACCTGACCGAACTGGAAATCGCCATTGCGCTGGAGCTGGAGGGCGCACACGTGCGTGAGCACGGTACCGCCACCGGGATGGAAATCGCCTGTGCCATGCTGGGCGATATGGTGCTGCCGACGTTACTGACCGATAAACCCCGGCTAACCGTGCTGGGGCACATCATCATGGGGGAGCTGTGCCAGTGCGCGACAGCGGCGACCCCGACCACCACACTGCATTAA
- a CDS encoding host cell division inhibitor Icd-like protein — MATTPTSSHPQFTFLFLAVRRAELRALPHREAVIAPDEISARRLLARDYVLAFAGRLPVQGASHV; from the coding sequence ATGGCTACGACCCCAACCTCGTCACACCCGCAATTTACCTTTCTGTTTCTGGCCGTGCGTCGCGCTGAATTACGCGCCTTACCGCACCGTGAAGCCGTTATCGCCCCGGATGAAATCAGCGCCCGCCGTTTACTGGCACGTGACTATGTACTGGCTTTTGCTGGCCGTCTGCCTGTTCAGGGGGCTAGCCATGTTTGA
- a CDS encoding ogr/Delta-like zinc finger family protein — protein sequence MMHCPFCGHAAHARTSRSLSENVKQRYHQCRNIECSATFRTLESIEEIIQPSNRKDLPVPDIPLSPVMQKKYKGYPASSLRN from the coding sequence ATGATGCACTGCCCGTTCTGCGGCCACGCTGCCCATGCACGCACCAGCCGTTCGTTATCGGAGAACGTGAAGCAGCGTTATCACCAGTGCCGGAATATTGAATGCTCCGCAACCTTTCGGACACTGGAATCGATAGAGGAAATTATTCAGCCATCCAACCGAAAAGATCTGCCAGTGCCGGATATTCCGTTATCACCAGTCATGCAGAAAAAATATAAAGGTTATCCGGCCTCATCCCTGCGTAATTAA
- a CDS encoding helix-turn-helix transcriptional regulator: MLSATPPTPIPAIPPMPQHPVRERLMRLPEVLHVTGISRSTLYDLSSRKAFPANVSLGGKSVAWVESEIHHWVAERIAARQQENHA; the protein is encoded by the coding sequence ATGTTGTCAGCCACACCCCCAACTCCCATTCCTGCTATACCCCCGATGCCACAGCATCCGGTCAGAGAGCGCTTAATGCGTCTGCCGGAAGTGCTGCACGTCACCGGTATTTCCCGCTCGACGCTGTACGATCTGAGCAGCCGCAAAGCCTTTCCCGCCAACGTTTCACTGGGTGGGAAAAGTGTCGCGTGGGTTGAGTCCGAAATTCATCACTGGGTGGCCGAGCGTATCGCCGCCCGCCAACAGGAGAACCACGCATGA